From a single Bacillus pumilus genomic region:
- the ablB gene encoding putative beta-lysine N-acetyltransferase, translated as MVQLKKLANERFSALICMDPFNERIRLDDYSGRVRDVIQSVLQEAVDCKASKVIVKVRREHMPLFLEKGFRLEGVFSHYFLGSDAYGMSLFLTEDRMNNSYWLKEDEIVASIQEKPLKKDQGTWQDEYVMRKADPKDIHKLAKLYDTVFETYPTPMNESDYIQKVMEEGTVFYVVEHDGHIVSAASAEINAPYGHAELTDCATLPSYRKLGFMHHLILALEKELQSMHIYVFYSLARALSYGMNQVFYQLGYTYTGRFQNNCYIFDKMEDMNLWVKTPNES; from the coding sequence ATGGTGCAATTGAAGAAACTTGCAAACGAGCGTTTTTCTGCTTTGATTTGTATGGATCCATTCAATGAGCGAATTCGATTAGATGATTATAGTGGCAGGGTGCGGGATGTCATTCAGTCAGTGCTTCAGGAAGCGGTGGACTGCAAGGCTTCTAAGGTCATTGTAAAAGTAAGGCGTGAGCATATGCCTCTTTTTTTAGAAAAAGGCTTTCGGCTTGAAGGGGTGTTTTCTCATTATTTTCTTGGAAGTGATGCGTACGGCATGTCGCTTTTTCTCACTGAGGATCGAATGAACAATTCGTATTGGCTGAAGGAAGATGAAATTGTTGCGTCTATTCAAGAAAAGCCTCTGAAAAAAGACCAAGGCACATGGCAGGATGAGTATGTGATGAGGAAAGCCGATCCGAAAGATATTCACAAGCTGGCAAAGCTCTATGATACGGTCTTTGAAACGTACCCTACGCCAATGAACGAGTCAGATTATATTCAAAAGGTAATGGAGGAAGGGACGGTTTTTTATGTCGTTGAACATGACGGTCATATTGTGAGTGCAGCATCCGCTGAGATCAATGCACCTTATGGTCATGCGGAATTAACAGATTGTGCGACCCTTCCTTCATATAGAAAACTAGGATTCATGCATCATTTGATTCTAGCGCTTGAAAAAGAACTCCAGTCGATGCATATCTATGTCTTTTATTCTCTTGCCCGTGCTCTGTCCTATGGAATGAATCAAGTATTTTATCAGCTCGGATATACGTACACCGGTCGCTTTCAAAACAACTGCTATATTTTTGACAAAATGGAAGATATGAATCTATGGGTCAAAACGCCGAATGAATCATGA
- a CDS encoding PucR family transcriptional regulator → MAILVKDALSLDIMKETKLLAGENGLDRLIQWVTIVEIIEDTSRLSEGELLVTTGFGLAENKERRARLEELIQSHRLSAIAIYKGVYLTEIPASLIKAAKSSGVPLIEIPSHVNFSDITKAVLEQIVSSQLHQLKYSSAIHQRLTHLNVSNKNVTQITDELAHLTAANIVVLDVFLHQTAAHFETNEIMYSPAFGFQTDHEPIETTSLLKQAEEKGRLVYDTCGAFVLAACPVIAMGDIFGFIVALKKKETWHHLDAIAIEHAGAVYAIEWLKQKAIQDTENQMQGHLLDDMLQQQYTEESYVIEQARKLQYDMSDEQVVIYFQFQHQHTQLDHQMMQRLSQLLTSIFERRHIPFLLKARLDSIFVLTPAGKKAFQETEWYRAAEECRSTWSYFFPVHPIVIGIGRAYDQISLFAKSAKEAQYAARLLPLLKTDDSIIHYQRLGLYGMLLEMNEAGMNLHDFYVELLSPLLYTKKQGADLIHTLEVYLAHNENIQKSAGELFIHRHTLSYRLKQIETRTGCSLKSTDDRMKLQLSIMAYRLSGLLDQMRTIS, encoded by the coding sequence ATGGCGATTCTCGTCAAAGATGCACTCTCGCTCGATATCATGAAGGAAACAAAGCTGCTTGCTGGGGAAAATGGACTGGATCGCCTTATTCAGTGGGTGACCATTGTAGAAATTATCGAGGACACTTCCAGACTTTCTGAAGGGGAATTACTTGTCACAACTGGATTTGGACTTGCAGAAAATAAAGAAAGACGCGCACGGCTTGAAGAACTGATTCAATCTCACAGGCTGTCAGCTATCGCCATTTATAAAGGCGTATATTTAACAGAAATTCCTGCATCACTGATCAAAGCTGCCAAAAGCAGTGGCGTTCCACTCATTGAGATTCCTTCACATGTCAATTTCTCAGACATTACAAAAGCCGTACTAGAGCAAATCGTCAGCAGCCAGCTCCATCAACTGAAATATTCTTCAGCCATTCATCAAAGATTGACTCACTTAAATGTCAGCAATAAAAATGTCACGCAAATTACTGATGAGTTGGCACATCTCACTGCGGCGAACATCGTCGTACTTGATGTTTTTTTACATCAAACAGCCGCTCACTTCGAAACGAATGAAATAATGTATTCTCCTGCTTTTGGCTTTCAAACAGATCACGAGCCAATTGAAACAACATCTCTTCTCAAACAAGCTGAGGAGAAAGGACGACTCGTCTATGACACATGCGGTGCGTTTGTCCTCGCTGCATGTCCTGTCATTGCAATGGGCGATATTTTCGGATTTATTGTGGCGTTAAAGAAAAAAGAGACATGGCACCATCTCGACGCGATTGCCATCGAGCATGCCGGGGCAGTGTATGCAATTGAATGGCTGAAACAAAAAGCCATTCAAGATACAGAAAACCAAATGCAGGGGCATTTATTGGATGATATGCTGCAACAGCAATACACAGAAGAAAGCTATGTCATCGAACAAGCACGAAAGCTGCAATATGATATGAGCGATGAACAGGTCGTCATCTACTTTCAATTTCAGCATCAGCACACACAGCTCGATCACCAAATGATGCAGCGTCTCTCTCAATTACTCACGTCGATCTTTGAACGCAGACATATTCCTTTTTTATTAAAGGCAAGGCTCGATTCTATTTTTGTCCTGACACCGGCGGGAAAAAAAGCATTTCAAGAAACGGAGTGGTATCGCGCAGCAGAGGAGTGCCGGAGCACTTGGTCTTATTTTTTCCCCGTCCATCCGATTGTGATTGGCATCGGGAGAGCCTATGACCAAATCAGCCTCTTTGCAAAAAGCGCGAAGGAAGCGCAGTATGCAGCAAGACTTCTCCCACTTTTAAAAACAGACGACAGCATCATTCATTATCAAAGGCTCGGCTTATACGGGATGCTTCTTGAAATGAATGAGGCGGGGATGAATTTGCATGATTTTTACGTGGAGCTGTTAAGTCCGTTGCTATATACGAAAAAACAAGGGGCTGACCTGATTCATACACTCGAAGTGTATTTGGCGCACAATGAAAATATTCAAAAATCTGCGGGAGAATTGTTTATTCATAGACATACGTTAAGCTACCGGCTGAAACAAATTGAAACGAGAACAGGCTGCAGCCTCAAATCCACTGATGATCGGATGAAGCTGCAGCTTAGTATCATGGCTTACCGCCTATCTGGTCTGCTTGATCAGATGAGAACCATTTCATGA
- a CDS encoding aspartate aminotransferase family protein encodes METRDYLIKPILNQHYPVAVKGEGIYLYDRDGKKYIDGSSGAVTASVGHGIREIIDAMTEQAEKVTFTYRSQFTNEPAEELAYELSTLCPGNLNWSFFVGSGSEATETAMKIAIQHWQEQGKAEKNHIISRWMSYHGITLGALSMSGHIARRERFEPLLEKHPVLSPPYSYRSWLPKDEGKQVEWYVQEFKTVIQRIGKERIAAFIAEPIVGAAGAALVPPDGYFEAMKRVCEENDILMIADEVMTGFGRTGKMFAMEHWGVIPDIMVLGKGMSAGYSPIAAAVSADHVIAPILSGSGSVMAGHTYSGNPLSAAVSLAVIRYLKKHQLPERADLSGRYLMNALKDLQTNHPIIGDVRGKGLLIGIEFVADRLSKTPFPAHAQMTHLVVETAKQNGLLVYPASAGEDGVGGAAVMIAPPLSITQQEMDELIQLFEQTITQVEQEVINRGFFPSAM; translated from the coding sequence GTGGAGACCCGGGATTACTTAATCAAACCGATATTGAATCAGCATTATCCTGTGGCTGTGAAAGGAGAGGGGATTTATTTATATGATCGGGACGGGAAAAAATATATAGATGGCTCATCGGGGGCTGTCACGGCAAGTGTTGGACATGGCATACGTGAGATCATTGATGCCATGACCGAGCAAGCGGAAAAGGTGACCTTTACGTACAGATCGCAATTTACAAATGAACCAGCAGAAGAACTTGCCTATGAATTGAGTACGCTTTGTCCAGGTAATCTGAACTGGTCTTTTTTTGTCGGAAGCGGCTCAGAGGCAACGGAGACCGCCATGAAAATCGCTATTCAGCATTGGCAGGAGCAGGGGAAGGCTGAAAAGAATCACATCATTTCAAGGTGGATGAGTTATCACGGTATCACACTCGGTGCGCTGTCGATGTCAGGGCATATTGCAAGGAGAGAGCGCTTTGAGCCGTTGCTCGAAAAGCACCCAGTGCTGTCTCCGCCATATAGCTATCGTTCATGGCTGCCAAAGGATGAAGGCAAGCAGGTCGAATGGTATGTCCAGGAATTTAAAACCGTCATCCAGCGTATAGGAAAAGAGAGGATTGCGGCTTTTATTGCAGAGCCGATTGTTGGAGCAGCGGGCGCGGCGCTTGTTCCGCCAGATGGATATTTTGAAGCGATGAAACGAGTCTGTGAGGAAAATGACATTTTAATGATTGCAGACGAAGTCATGACAGGCTTTGGACGAACTGGGAAAATGTTTGCGATGGAACATTGGGGTGTCATACCAGATATTATGGTACTCGGAAAAGGCATGAGTGCCGGCTATTCACCAATTGCGGCAGCCGTCTCAGCGGATCACGTCATCGCACCGATTCTCAGCGGTTCAGGCTCTGTGATGGCAGGTCACACTTATAGCGGCAATCCGCTTTCAGCAGCCGTCTCACTTGCGGTCATTCGTTATTTGAAAAAACATCAGCTTCCTGAACGAGCTGATCTGTCTGGCCGATATTTAATGAATGCTTTAAAGGATTTGCAAACAAATCATCCCATCATAGGAGATGTGAGAGGAAAGGGACTGCTCATTGGCATTGAATTTGTTGCAGACCGTTTATCGAAAACGCCATTTCCTGCCCATGCTCAAATGACGCATTTAGTCGTTGAGACAGCCAAGCAAAATGGTTTGCTCGTTTACCCAGCAAGCGCTGGAGAGGATGGAGTGGGAGGTGCAGCGGTTATGATCGCACCGCCGCTTTCCATCACGCAGCAGGAGATGGATGAACTCATTCAGTTATTTGAGCAGACAATTACGCAGGTCGAACAAGAAGTCATCAATCGAGGGTTTTTCCCATCTGCGATGTAG
- a CDS encoding CoA transferase subunit A — MNKTVNVDEVITHFKDGMTIMFGGFGGVGSPPSLVDVILEANIKDLTLIGNDAGFPQIGIGRLITEGRVKKIIASHIGSNPIAGQKMQAGTLDVHFYPQGILAEKIRAGGMGLAGIVTDVGMDSLNLDEKQLVPLNGKTYILEPALTADIAIVNALKADEAGNLIFDKSARNTNPLVAMAGDWTIAEVEEIVPVGSLHPEEIVTPGVFVNQIVQSKGVNWTWAWETTT; from the coding sequence ATGAATAAAACAGTGAATGTGGATGAAGTGATTACGCATTTTAAGGACGGCATGACCATCATGTTTGGAGGGTTTGGCGGCGTAGGATCACCACCATCATTGGTCGACGTCATTCTAGAAGCCAATATCAAGGATCTGACTTTGATCGGAAACGATGCAGGTTTCCCGCAAATCGGTATCGGCAGGCTGATCACAGAAGGAAGAGTCAAGAAGATCATTGCTTCTCATATTGGCTCAAATCCTATTGCCGGACAGAAAATGCAGGCGGGTACACTAGATGTTCATTTTTACCCGCAGGGCATTCTAGCAGAAAAAATCCGAGCAGGCGGGATGGGCTTAGCAGGCATTGTGACTGATGTCGGCATGGATAGCCTCAATCTCGATGAGAAGCAGCTCGTGCCGCTAAACGGGAAGACATATATCCTTGAGCCTGCGCTGACTGCGGACATTGCCATTGTGAATGCCCTTAAAGCAGATGAAGCAGGAAATCTAATTTTTGATAAAAGTGCACGGAATACAAACCCGCTTGTGGCGATGGCAGGAGACTGGACGATTGCGGAAGTAGAAGAGATTGTGCCTGTAGGCAGTCTTCATCCTGAAGAAATCGTGACACCTGGCGTATTTGTGAACCAGATCGTGCAATCAAAAGGAGTGAACTGGACATGGGCATGGGAGACAACGACTTAA
- a CDS encoding 3-oxoacid CoA-transferase subunit B yields the protein MGMGDNDLRHRIAKRAAQEIEDGMIVNLGIGIPTLAAEYIPAHYSVWLHAENGIMGAGASPIKGEEDPNLCNAGGFPITLTKGGSYMDSATAFGIIRKGMLDMTILGALEVSSQGDLANWIVPGKRVPGMGGAIELAQKAKKVVVVMSHLDKHGESKVKSACTLPLTAKSCVDLIITDMAVIEVKSQLLILREVMPPYQPEDVIRATEAPLILAPDVKSVV from the coding sequence ATGGGCATGGGAGACAACGACTTAAGACACCGCATAGCCAAACGTGCGGCGCAGGAAATTGAAGATGGCATGATCGTCAATCTAGGGATCGGCATCCCAACCCTTGCGGCTGAATACATCCCAGCGCATTACAGCGTGTGGCTTCATGCAGAAAACGGCATTATGGGGGCAGGCGCCTCACCAATAAAAGGGGAAGAAGATCCAAATTTGTGCAATGCCGGCGGCTTTCCTATTACGTTAACAAAAGGCGGCTCATACATGGACAGCGCAACAGCTTTTGGCATCATTCGGAAAGGTATGCTGGATATGACCATTTTAGGCGCACTTGAAGTAAGCAGTCAGGGTGACCTTGCGAATTGGATTGTGCCGGGTAAACGAGTACCGGGAATGGGCGGAGCGATTGAGCTTGCGCAAAAGGCGAAAAAGGTTGTAGTGGTGATGAGCCACCTTGATAAACACGGTGAGTCAAAGGTGAAATCAGCCTGCACATTGCCCTTAACGGCTAAGTCTTGTGTGGATCTCATTATTACGGACATGGCAGTCATTGAGGTTAAATCCCAGCTGCTCATTTTACGTGAAGTCATGCCGCCTTATCAGCCGGAAGATGTCATAAGAGCGACAGAGGCACCTTTAATTTTAGCGCCTGATGTTAAATCTGTTGTGTAG
- a CDS encoding peptidase: MQPITRIRSWMREHQDEAIALLQQMVQCESTQGNEQNVQQIVANKLSTIGFDVDVWEIGGKDLLEHPYFYSPRRSFKGSPNVAGRLKGRGDGKSILLNGHVDVVPEGDRKQWTYPPYSGHIINGRLYGRGATDMKGGNVSLLFALEALHALQIPLKGDVVFHSVVEEESGGAGTLAAILRGYTADAAIIPEPSHMKIFPIQQGSKWFRLHVKGRAAHGGTRYHGVSAIEKSMIVLSHIAALEEERNQRITEPLFQHIPIPIPINMGKIQGGDWPSSVADLVTMEGRLGVMPGETVEQAEKELEKWMAGLGEKDEWFQDHPVEVEWFGARWLPGSIDMDHPLLGLLKEQYEEVMKEPPKVEAAPWGTDGGLLSQAAGIPIIVFGPGTTELAHFPNESIDIEHVIEAAEIIAGTMVEWCEAAE, translated from the coding sequence TTGCAGCCAATCACACGTATCAGAAGCTGGATGAGAGAGCACCAAGATGAAGCGATAGCGCTTCTTCAGCAAATGGTGCAATGTGAAAGCACCCAAGGGAATGAACAAAACGTGCAGCAAATCGTAGCAAATAAGCTGTCCACTATTGGTTTTGATGTAGACGTCTGGGAGATTGGTGGAAAAGACTTGCTGGAACATCCGTATTTCTATTCACCGAGGCGTTCCTTTAAAGGAAGTCCCAATGTCGCCGGACGATTGAAGGGGAGAGGGGACGGCAAATCCATTTTATTAAATGGGCACGTGGATGTTGTGCCAGAAGGAGATAGGAAACAATGGACATATCCACCCTACAGCGGGCATATCATAAACGGGAGACTTTATGGACGCGGGGCAACAGATATGAAAGGCGGAAACGTTTCTTTACTCTTTGCACTAGAGGCACTGCATGCACTTCAGATTCCGCTAAAAGGAGATGTCGTGTTTCATAGTGTCGTCGAAGAAGAGAGCGGCGGCGCAGGTACCCTTGCAGCCATACTAAGAGGGTATACAGCAGATGCAGCCATCATACCAGAACCAAGTCATATGAAAATCTTTCCGATACAGCAGGGATCTAAATGGTTCAGACTGCATGTTAAAGGAAGGGCAGCACACGGTGGAACAAGATATCACGGTGTTTCCGCTATTGAAAAGAGTATGATCGTTCTTTCCCATATAGCAGCCCTTGAAGAAGAACGAAATCAGCGCATCACTGAACCGTTATTTCAGCATATCCCGATTCCAATCCCCATCAACATGGGGAAAATTCAAGGTGGTGATTGGCCATCCTCTGTAGCGGATCTCGTCACAATGGAGGGCAGACTTGGTGTGATGCCAGGTGAGACGGTTGAGCAGGCAGAGAAGGAATTAGAAAAGTGGATGGCTGGACTCGGTGAAAAGGATGAGTGGTTCCAAGATCATCCTGTCGAGGTCGAGTGGTTTGGGGCAAGATGGCTTCCGGGTTCAATCGATATGGATCATCCACTTTTAGGTCTATTGAAGGAACAATATGAAGAAGTCATGAAGGAGCCGCCAAAGGTTGAAGCTGCTCCTTGGGGAACAGACGGCGGATTATTGTCACAGGCGGCAGGTATCCCGATCATCGTGTTCGGACCTGGAACAACAGAGCTTGCCCATTTTCCGAATGAATCCATCGATATTGAGCATGTGATTGAAGCAGCAGAAATTATTGCAGGTACGATGGTGGAATGGTGTGAAGCGGCAGAGTGA
- a CDS encoding YgaP family membrane protein — MKPNLGLMEALIRIACGMTICTVAGSLYARKPWSKMLLFSIMCGGMKLASGILRFCPVTYMCEQQDTHKEKAE; from the coding sequence ATGAAACCTAATCTCGGCTTAATGGAAGCGCTCATTCGAATTGCCTGCGGAATGACAATATGTACTGTAGCTGGTTCTTTATATGCTAGAAAACCATGGAGTAAAATGCTTCTTTTCAGCATCATGTGCGGCGGAATGAAACTGGCATCTGGTATTCTTCGTTTTTGTCCAGTGACGTATATGTGTGAGCAGCAGGACACACATAAAGAGAAGGCTGAGTGA
- a CDS encoding adenine deaminase C-terminal domain-containing protein, with the protein MSERTFNWRNNDIRTQIDVVDSKIVPTLLLTNGLVLNPFLKQWVKANIWIHDDRIVYVGAELPQNKSAKRVIDCEGKYIVPGYIEPHAHPFHIYNPQSLAEYVSQFGTTTMVSDNLFLLLQSNEKKALSTLCELKQQPFQYFWWSRYDLQTEVRYEDEMLPINYRKEWIDHPDVLQGGELTSWPRLMDGDDLILYCMQETKKQRKRIEGHFPGASEKTLTKMKLFGADSDHEAMNADDVLKRLSLGYHVSLRHSSIRPDLVNILRELHERDFRHYDHFFYTTDGAAPHFYEEGMINRLIAIALEKGVPIIDAYNMATFNIAKYYQIDDLLGVVGPGRLASLNVLDDPMNPNPETVISKGVILKLDGENQHQFQETKWENGGLVPLDLGYDLTMSDLQFSMPLGVKMRNAVIMEPYTVEIDNSVNQLSCDHDQSFFSLIDRKGEWRVNTMLKGFASKVQGFVSSFSLTGDILVIGKNKEDMMLAHKRMKEIGGGIVLTENGKILHEIPLQLSGCASAEPFETVLQQIQTLRELLIERGYPFDCPIDTLVFFQSTHLPYIRVTPRGIFDVMKKTVLFPSIMR; encoded by the coding sequence ATGTCCGAACGTACTTTTAATTGGAGAAACAATGACATCCGCACACAAATCGATGTAGTCGACTCAAAAATAGTTCCAACACTCCTTTTAACGAATGGACTCGTGCTAAACCCGTTTTTAAAACAATGGGTGAAGGCAAATATTTGGATACATGATGATCGAATTGTTTATGTCGGAGCAGAGCTTCCACAAAATAAATCAGCTAAACGTGTGATTGATTGTGAAGGGAAATACATTGTGCCTGGGTATATAGAGCCTCACGCGCATCCGTTCCATATTTATAATCCCCAATCACTTGCAGAATATGTGTCTCAATTTGGCACAACAACAATGGTCAGCGATAACTTATTTCTTCTTTTGCAAAGCAATGAAAAGAAAGCGCTTTCGACGTTGTGTGAATTAAAACAGCAGCCATTTCAGTATTTCTGGTGGTCTAGATACGATCTTCAGACTGAAGTTAGATATGAAGATGAGATGCTTCCTATTAACTATCGTAAGGAATGGATTGATCATCCTGACGTTCTTCAAGGCGGCGAATTAACAAGCTGGCCAAGATTGATGGACGGTGATGATCTCATTTTATACTGCATGCAAGAAACGAAGAAGCAGCGGAAACGAATTGAAGGGCATTTCCCTGGAGCTTCTGAGAAAACGCTAACAAAAATGAAGCTGTTTGGCGCGGACAGTGATCATGAAGCGATGAATGCGGACGATGTGTTAAAACGCTTGTCTCTTGGCTACCATGTCTCTCTTCGTCATTCGTCCATCCGCCCAGATTTAGTGAACATTTTAAGAGAATTGCATGAGCGCGATTTTAGGCACTATGATCACTTTTTCTATACAACTGATGGCGCTGCACCTCATTTTTATGAGGAGGGTATGATTAATCGTTTGATTGCCATTGCGCTTGAAAAAGGCGTGCCTATCATTGATGCATACAATATGGCGACATTTAACATTGCGAAGTACTATCAAATTGATGATCTATTAGGTGTTGTCGGTCCTGGACGTTTGGCTTCTTTAAATGTGTTAGATGATCCAATGAATCCAAATCCTGAAACGGTGATATCTAAAGGGGTTATCCTCAAATTAGATGGCGAGAACCAGCATCAATTTCAAGAAACAAAATGGGAAAATGGCGGCCTTGTTCCATTAGATCTAGGCTATGATCTGACGATGAGTGATTTGCAATTTTCCATGCCGCTAGGTGTCAAAATGAGAAATGCTGTTATCATGGAGCCTTATACAGTGGAGATTGATAACTCTGTGAACCAGCTGTCGTGTGATCATGATCAAAGTTTCTTTAGCCTGATTGACCGAAAAGGTGAGTGGCGAGTGAATACGATGCTCAAAGGTTTTGCAAGTAAAGTGCAAGGCTTTGTCAGCTCATTTTCGCTGACTGGTGACATTTTAGTGATTGGGAAAAATAAAGAGGATATGATGCTTGCACATAAGCGAATGAAAGAAATCGGCGGGGGAATCGTTCTTACAGAGAACGGGAAAATTTTGCATGAAATCCCGCTTCAATTATCAGGCTGTGCATCTGCTGAACCGTTTGAGACTGTTCTTCAGCAGATACAAACATTACGTGAGCTACTCATTGAGCGAGGCTATCCATTTGATTGTCCAATTGATACACTTGTCTTTTTCCAAAGCACCCATTTGCCGTATATTCGAGTGACACCAAGAGGAATATTTGATGTCATGAAAAAAACTGTACTCTTTCCGTCTATAATGCGTTAA
- a CDS encoding YerC/YecD family TrpR-related protein, translating into MQIDKLRGKSLDQLFNSILSLKDLEECYRFFDDLCTINEIQSLSQRLEVARMLREGNTYHKIETETGASTATISRVKRCLNYGNDAYTMALDRVAEQQANDETK; encoded by the coding sequence ATGCAAATTGATAAATTAAGGGGCAAAAGCTTAGATCAGTTATTCAACTCAATCTTATCCCTTAAAGACCTGGAAGAATGCTATCGATTCTTTGATGATTTGTGTACCATCAATGAAATCCAATCTTTATCACAGCGTCTTGAAGTAGCACGTATGCTTCGTGAGGGGAACACGTATCATAAAATTGAGACGGAAACAGGTGCCAGCACCGCAACCATCTCACGTGTCAAACGCTGCTTGAACTACGGAAACGATGCCTATACGATGGCTCTTGACCGTGTAGCAGAACAGCAAGCAAATGACGAAACGAAATAA
- a CDS encoding FMN-binding glutamate synthase family protein, protein MTTTLIVIAALLVICLIIPIILFIWIWMRDEKQEEHSVLRNYPVIGKLRFIFEKIGPELRQYLFLNDREELPFSRREYEQAVMSGKYKSRTMGFGSKRDFDKPGYYIRNVLFPKQRDELRIDQSEKIQTKVYQIDQDNLLRRSEHTKETEAKPYYLHQDDVQVIGEHTCQKPFRVKGLIGQSAMSYGSLGDRAITALSSGLKMAGGTWMNTGEGGLSPYHLKGGADIICQIGPGLFGVRTEDGAFSFEEFKKKSEHEEVKAFELKLAQGAKTRGGHIDGEKVTEEIANIRKLSPHQSIDSPNRFEMFHSIPDMFDFIEQLRSIGGKPVGIKLVVGHKENIEELAAYMKKSGKHPDFITVDGGEGGTGASFHELADSAGLPIFTALPMVHQILKEYGVRDQVKIFASGKLLSPDKIAIALSMGADFVNIARGLMFSVGCIRAQVCHTNKCPVGVATTDPKLQKGLSIEEKKYRVCNYILSLREGLFNLSAAAGIESPIHFNEKHIIYRQENGQTSEVPVFSGTQASALVGKRFAE, encoded by the coding sequence GTGACAACAACTTTAATTGTCATTGCTGCACTATTAGTCATTTGCTTGATCATACCGATCATTTTATTCATCTGGATTTGGATGAGGGATGAAAAACAGGAAGAGCACTCCGTCCTGAGAAATTATCCTGTCATTGGAAAGCTACGGTTTATTTTTGAAAAAATAGGTCCAGAGCTCCGCCAATATCTGTTTCTAAATGATCGAGAGGAGCTTCCTTTCTCGAGAAGAGAATATGAGCAAGCCGTCATGTCTGGAAAGTACAAAAGCCGGACGATGGGATTTGGATCAAAACGTGATTTTGACAAGCCTGGTTATTATATACGTAACGTCCTATTTCCAAAGCAGCGAGATGAATTACGCATCGATCAATCTGAAAAAATCCAAACAAAAGTGTATCAAATTGATCAAGACAATTTACTACGAAGAAGCGAACATACCAAAGAGACCGAAGCAAAGCCTTACTATCTCCATCAAGACGATGTACAAGTGATTGGCGAACACACATGTCAAAAGCCTTTTCGGGTGAAGGGCTTGATTGGTCAATCTGCCATGAGCTATGGATCTTTAGGAGACAGAGCGATCACAGCTCTCTCCTCTGGATTAAAAATGGCCGGCGGTACGTGGATGAACACAGGTGAAGGCGGTCTTTCTCCATATCACCTTAAAGGCGGCGCCGATATTATTTGCCAGATTGGTCCCGGTCTATTTGGTGTGAGAACAGAGGACGGCGCTTTTTCCTTTGAAGAATTTAAGAAAAAAAGCGAGCATGAAGAAGTCAAAGCCTTTGAGCTAAAGCTGGCACAAGGAGCAAAAACTCGCGGTGGCCACATTGACGGGGAAAAGGTCACCGAAGAAATTGCAAATATCCGTAAATTATCGCCTCACCAATCCATTGACAGCCCAAACCGATTTGAGATGTTCCACTCCATTCCTGACATGTTTGATTTCATTGAACAACTGCGAAGTATAGGAGGAAAGCCTGTCGGAATCAAGCTTGTTGTCGGACATAAAGAAAACATTGAAGAGCTTGCCGCGTATATGAAAAAAAGCGGAAAGCATCCTGATTTCATTACAGTGGATGGCGGAGAAGGCGGCACCGGAGCGTCCTTTCATGAATTAGCAGATTCCGCAGGACTGCCGATCTTCACGGCACTCCCAATGGTTCATCAAATATTGAAAGAATATGGTGTCAGAGATCAGGTGAAAATTTTTGCTTCTGGCAAACTACTCTCACCTGATAAAATTGCAATTGCCCTTTCCATGGGTGCTGATTTTGTGAATATCGCACGGGGCCTCATGTTTTCAGTCGGATGCATTCGCGCACAAGTATGCCACACGAATAAATGCCCAGTCGGGGTTGCTACAACTGATCCAAAGCTGCAAAAGGGGTTATCGATCGAAGAAAAGAAATATCGCGTCTGCAATTATATCCTGTCTCTTAGAGAAGGTTTGTTTAACTTATCCGCAGCCGCTGGCATTGAATCACCGATTCATTTTAATGAGAAACATATTATCTATAGACAAGAAAATGGCCAGACAAGTGAAGTGCCGGTATTTTCAGGTACACAGGCGTCTGCCCTAGTTGGAAAAAGGTTCGCGGAATGA